One Succinispira mobilis DSM 6222 genomic window carries:
- a CDS encoding type I restriction-modification system subunit M, with translation MAKAKKEKKELPVEQVLWSAADALRKNMDAAEYKHVVLGLIFLKYISDNFYELYSKFEAGEGEYEGANPDDPYEYRAEGVFYVPPQARWDYLQGRAKLSSIGKDVDDAMDAIEKDNPSLKGVLPKEYAKEKLDKQSLGGLIDKISGIALGDSISRSNDVLGRVYEYFLGQFALAEGKKGGQFYTPQCVVRLLVEMLEPYEGRVLDPCCGSGGMFVQSEKFIEAHADRYNGKTSEIDKLFDSVVSVYGQESNQTTWRLCKMNLALRGIDSSNVKWNNEGSFLNDAHPDLKADFVIANPPFNDSDWSGELLRNDGRWQYAKDNPPPTGNANYAWIQHFLYHLSPKGTAGFVLAKGSLSSKTNGEDKIRKALIDAGLVDCIVNLPTKLFLNTQIPACLWFLSREKENDPNHPRRNKILFIDARNMGKLISRKTRELTSGAESEETNDIHQIADTYHKWKKNDGSYGDIPGFCKSADLNGEDGVKALDYVLTPGRYIGLADDEEEFDFNERVATLTAELEKQMSEGVELDKRIKENLSKVEVKSGE, from the coding sequence ATGGCAAAAGCTAAAAAAGAAAAGAAAGAATTACCTGTTGAGCAGGTGCTGTGGTCGGCTGCTGATGCGTTGCGTAAAAACATGGATGCAGCTGAATATAAACATGTTGTACTAGGCCTCATATTCTTAAAGTACATATCTGATAATTTTTATGAATTGTATAGTAAATTTGAAGCTGGTGAAGGTGAATACGAGGGCGCTAACCCCGATGACCCATACGAATACCGTGCAGAGGGTGTGTTTTACGTCCCACCACAAGCTCGTTGGGATTATCTACAAGGAAGAGCAAAGCTTTCATCTATCGGTAAAGATGTTGACGATGCTATGGATGCCATCGAAAAGGATAATCCTTCGCTAAAAGGCGTTTTACCAAAGGAATATGCCAAAGAAAAGTTGGATAAGCAATCTCTGGGTGGTTTAATCGATAAAATAAGTGGCATTGCATTGGGCGACAGTATTTCTCGTTCCAATGATGTTTTGGGACGTGTATATGAATATTTTCTCGGACAGTTTGCTCTTGCCGAAGGTAAAAAGGGTGGTCAGTTCTACACACCACAATGCGTTGTTAGGTTGCTTGTCGAAATGCTTGAGCCTTACGAGGGTAGAGTTTTAGACCCTTGCTGTGGTAGTGGCGGTATGTTTGTGCAAAGCGAAAAGTTTATTGAGGCACACGCAGACCGTTATAATGGGAAAACAAGCGAAATTGACAAATTGTTTGACAGCGTTGTGTCTGTATACGGACAAGAAAGCAACCAAACCACTTGGCGTCTATGTAAAATGAATCTTGCGCTTCGTGGTATTGATAGTTCTAATGTAAAGTGGAACAACGAGGGTTCTTTCCTTAATGATGCACACCCCGATCTCAAAGCTGATTTTGTGATTGCAAACCCACCATTTAATGACAGTGATTGGAGTGGTGAATTGCTTCGTAATGATGGTCGTTGGCAGTATGCAAAAGATAATCCACCTCCGACAGGTAATGCGAACTATGCATGGATTCAGCACTTTCTTTATCACCTTTCACCAAAAGGAACAGCGGGCTTTGTTTTGGCAAAAGGATCACTTTCAAGTAAAACAAACGGTGAGGACAAAATAAGAAAGGCTCTCATCGATGCTGGCTTGGTGGATTGTATTGTAAACTTACCCACAAAATTGTTTTTGAACACTCAAATACCTGCTTGTCTGTGGTTTTTGTCACGTGAAAAAGAAAATGACCCTAACCACCCACGTAGAAATAAAATTTTGTTTATTGATGCTCGTAACATGGGCAAGCTGATTAGTCGTAAAACAAGAGAACTGACAAGTGGTGCAGAGAGCGAAGAAACAAATGATATTCACCAGATAGCAGACACCTACCACAAATGGAAAAAGAATGATGGTAGTTATGGGGATATTCCTGGTTTTTGTAAATCTGCTGACCTCAATGGTGAAGATGGTGTAAAAGCACTAGACTATGTATTAACACCGGGAAGGTATATAGGTCTTGCAGATGATGAGGAAGAATTCGATTTTAACGAACGTGTGGCAACCCTGACCGCAGAGCTTGAGAAACAGATGTCTGAAGGAGTTGAGCTTGATAAGCGTATCAAAGAAAACCTTTCAAAAGTCGAGGTGAAAAGCGGTGAGTGA
- a CDS encoding helix-turn-helix domain-containing protein produces the protein MRVSYKKLWKLLIDRDMKKRDLQTIAGISSSSIAKLSKNEYVSMDVLVKVCVALKADISDVIELVPDEKEESEDK, from the coding sequence ATGAGAGTTAGTTATAAAAAATTATGGAAATTACTAATTGATAGAGATATGAAAAAGAGAGATTTACAGACTATTGCAGGTATTAGTTCATCGTCAATTGCTAAGCTCTCTAAAAATGAATATGTAAGTATGGATGTGCTAGTAAAAGTCTGTGTTGCTTTAAAGGCTGATATTTCAGATGTAATTGAGTTAGTACCCGACGAAAAAGAAGAGAGTGAGGATAAATAA
- a CDS encoding recombinase family protein — protein MNRSGKKCVLYPRVSTEMQVDGFSLDGQKNSLKRFADREEMEIVDIYEDAGRSGKSIEGRPAFKQMLCDIENGLEIDYILVYKLSRFGRNAADILNSLEHVQSFGVNLICIEEGIDSSQTSGKLLISVLSAVAEIERENIIEQTMNGRKEKARQGGWNGGFAPYGYYLKDKQLYIQENEAEAIRIIFDKYVNGNMGFYKIANYLNLQGIPKIKRANGTLSQWSTHFVRMIIDNPVYTGKIAFGRRTREKVKGTKNEYRQVHQDEYIIADGQHEAIIDEELWNEAHEKRELTGIKSPSKIGRDRAHLLSGILKCPKCGGPMYTNKHAWTNKDGTYKEIYYYVCSKARTARGKSCDYKAMLKKTDIEPLVIEAIRELIKNQDFAAEIKSRIGKEIDTSTLNRELKNYENKLREVELNKTRLENEIDSLPEDIRFRERKLHDMTLRLDGLYDTIVELEEKIEDVKLRRKAVEQDAITLENIYTLLENFDKVYDKISEEEKKSLISSLIKEIEIFPCDEAELPLKSILFNFPVYKDGGDVCGFLWDKSTHVSTWLV, from the coding sequence ATGAATAGGAGCGGAAAAAAATGTGTACTTTACCCTCGTGTAAGTACCGAAATGCAGGTTGATGGGTTCAGCTTGGACGGGCAGAAAAACAGCTTAAAGCGTTTTGCAGACAGAGAAGAAATGGAGATTGTAGACATTTACGAAGATGCTGGTAGATCGGGCAAATCCATAGAAGGCAGACCCGCTTTTAAACAAATGCTGTGTGATATTGAAAATGGTTTAGAAATTGATTACATCTTAGTCTATAAGCTCTCTCGATTTGGAAGAAACGCAGCCGATATTTTAAATTCTTTGGAACACGTTCAATCCTTTGGCGTAAACTTAATTTGCATTGAGGAAGGAATTGATTCTTCTCAAACAAGCGGAAAGCTTTTAATATCAGTGCTGTCTGCTGTTGCTGAAATAGAGCGTGAAAATATCATAGAGCAGACAATGAACGGACGAAAAGAAAAGGCTCGTCAAGGTGGCTGGAACGGCGGATTTGCTCCCTATGGTTACTACCTGAAAGACAAACAGCTCTATATCCAAGAAAATGAAGCAGAAGCGATACGCATTATCTTTGATAAATATGTAAATGGTAATATGGGATTTTATAAAATTGCAAACTATCTAAATTTGCAAGGTATCCCAAAAATCAAACGTGCAAACGGTACTCTTTCACAATGGAGTACGCATTTTGTCAGAATGATAATCGACAATCCTGTGTACACTGGAAAAATTGCTTTCGGCAGACGAACAAGAGAAAAGGTCAAAGGCACTAAAAATGAATACCGCCAAGTACACCAAGATGAATACATTATTGCAGACGGTCAGCATGAGGCTATTATAGATGAGGAACTATGGAATGAAGCACATGAAAAACGAGAATTAACAGGCATTAAATCCCCGTCCAAAATTGGTAGGGACAGAGCACACTTATTAAGCGGTATTTTAAAATGCCCGAAATGCGGTGGCCCGATGTATACCAACAAACACGCTTGGACAAACAAAGACGGTACATATAAAGAAATTTACTATTATGTATGCAGCAAGGCTCGCACCGCACGGGGAAAAAGCTGTGATTATAAAGCCATGCTCAAAAAAACTGATATTGAGCCGCTTGTCATTGAGGCTATCAGAGAGCTAATTAAAAATCAGGATTTTGCGGCAGAAATCAAATCAAGGATAGGCAAGGAAATTGATACTTCCACTTTAAACAGAGAACTCAAGAACTATGAAAATAAACTTAGAGAAGTGGAACTCAATAAAACTCGTCTTGAAAATGAAATTGACAGTCTGCCGGAAGATATCCGTTTTAGAGAACGCAAGCTCCATGATATGACCCTTCGCCTTGATGGACTGTATGATACTATCGTAGAGCTTGAAGAAAAAATTGAAGATGTAAAGCTGCGCCGCAAAGCCGTGGAGCAAGATGCTATCACACTGGAAAACATCTACACCCTGCTGGAAAACTTTGATAAGGTGTATGATAAAATCAGCGAGGAAGAGAAAAAATCTCTGATTTCTTCGTTAATCAAAGAAATAGAGATTTTTCCATGTGACGAGGCTGAATTGCCTTTGAAGTCTATTTTATTCAATTTTCCTGTTTATAAGGACGGTGGAGATGTTTGTGGGTTTTTGTGGGACAAAAGTACGCACGTCTCAACGTGGCTAGTTTGA
- the rlmD gene encoding 23S rRNA (uracil(1939)-C(5))-methyltransferase RlmD codes for MFKVGDIVDLEITSVGSAGEGVGKVDGFAVFVARALPGEKIKARLTLVKKSYATGKLLEINQKSPHRQRPVCEVFYKCGGCQLQHLDYPGQLKVKEQQVRDALERIGKFSDVQIFPVLADKQPLNYRNKMQCPVASQDGLKLGFYEVGSHKVVDVRECHIQNQVNNTILTVVRDWIRKFRISVYNEQTGKGLVRHVLGRVSSATGEVMAGIVCTQKSMPHKEELIEMLKLSIPNITSVVQNINSRRTNVILGDITKVLYGKESIADKIGEFTFQIAAKSFFQVNTKQAEVLYKTALDYAQLTGEEQVVDLYCGIGTISLFLAKQAKKVWGIEIVDVAVEDAKINAKANGIENVEFFKADVNLALEKISKKTRLDVVVLDPPRAGCDKALLDTIVNSKPKRVVYVSCNPATLARDLRILVDSGLYELVKVQPVDMFGQTSHVETCVLLSHKNPQTSPPSL; via the coding sequence ATGTTTAAAGTAGGCGATATTGTAGATTTAGAAATAACTAGTGTAGGTAGTGCGGGTGAAGGGGTTGGCAAAGTCGATGGCTTTGCGGTATTTGTAGCCCGCGCCTTACCAGGCGAGAAAATTAAAGCACGGTTAACATTGGTGAAAAAAAGCTATGCAACTGGGAAATTGTTGGAAATTAATCAAAAAAGTCCACATCGCCAACGTCCAGTTTGTGAAGTATTTTACAAATGTGGCGGCTGTCAGTTGCAACATCTAGATTATCCTGGGCAATTGAAAGTCAAAGAACAACAAGTGCGGGATGCATTAGAGCGAATTGGTAAATTTAGTGATGTGCAAATTTTCCCAGTTTTGGCGGATAAACAGCCTTTAAATTATCGCAATAAAATGCAATGTCCTGTAGCCAGCCAAGATGGTTTGAAATTAGGTTTTTATGAAGTTGGTTCACATAAAGTAGTAGATGTGCGCGAGTGCCATATTCAAAACCAAGTTAATAATACAATTTTGACGGTAGTGCGTGATTGGATTAGAAAATTTCGCATTTCAGTATATAATGAACAAACAGGTAAAGGCTTGGTGCGCCATGTCCTAGGACGAGTGAGCAGTGCAACCGGTGAAGTAATGGCCGGGATTGTCTGTACTCAAAAATCTATGCCTCACAAAGAAGAACTAATTGAAATGCTCAAACTAAGCATTCCCAATATTACGAGCGTCGTGCAAAATATTAACTCCCGTCGCACGAACGTTATTTTGGGTGATATTACCAAAGTATTATATGGTAAAGAAAGTATTGCCGATAAAATAGGTGAATTCACCTTCCAAATTGCGGCTAAATCATTTTTTCAAGTAAATACTAAGCAAGCTGAAGTTCTATATAAAACAGCATTAGATTATGCACAACTAACCGGTGAAGAGCAGGTAGTGGATTTGTATTGCGGGATTGGGACAATTAGTTTGTTTTTAGCAAAGCAAGCTAAAAAAGTCTGGGGGATTGAAATTGTCGATGTTGCTGTAGAAGATGCTAAAATTAATGCCAAAGCTAATGGAATTGAAAATGTAGAATTTTTCAAGGCGGATGTTAATCTGGCTCTAGAGAAAATCTCGAAAAAAACCCGCCTGGATGTTGTGGTATTAGACCCACCACGCGCTGGCTGTGATAAAGCTTTGTTAGATACAATTGTAAACTCTAAACCAAAACGAGTTGTATATGTATCTTGTAATCCAGCAACACTAGCGAGAGATTTACGGATTTTGGTAGATAGCGGCCTATATGAACTAGTAAAAGTGCAACCAGTAGATATGTTTGGTCAAACTAGCCACGTTGAGACGTGCGTACTTTTGTCCCACAAAAACCCACAAACATCTCCACCGTCCTTATAA
- a CDS encoding ABC transporter permease, with amino-acid sequence MFFQDIYTVFWREWIVLNRRMAKFILSRMVTPILYIFAFGLGLGKSISFDGGSYLNFIIPGIIALNSMNISFNSVGTPLNMAKLYHKTFEEYLTAPISSWAFVLGKVLAGSLRGLLSSLIIIALGYTFGAQLQIGLGFVLVLSLNCLVFSALAVTAAMSMSSHEDMANFSTYVLVPMSFLCGTFFKADSLPVVLKYFVNLLPLTPASVSLRALSQGGVVDLAQIALMIGYFVVFIVMANKLVNKATNE; translated from the coding sequence ATGTTTTTTCAAGATATATATACTGTTTTTTGGCGGGAATGGATTGTGCTAAACCGCCGGATGGCAAAATTTATTTTATCACGCATGGTAACGCCAATTTTATATATTTTTGCCTTTGGTCTAGGCTTAGGCAAAAGTATTAGTTTTGATGGTGGCAGCTATCTTAATTTTATTATTCCTGGGATTATTGCCCTGAATTCTATGAATATTAGTTTTAACTCGGTGGGGACACCGCTAAATATGGCGAAGCTATATCATAAAACTTTTGAAGAATATTTAACGGCCCCAATATCTTCTTGGGCCTTTGTATTAGGTAAAGTTCTAGCGGGAAGTTTACGCGGCCTGTTATCTTCACTAATAATTATTGCCTTAGGCTATACTTTTGGAGCTCAGTTGCAAATTGGGCTGGGATTTGTATTGGTGTTGAGCTTAAATTGCTTGGTGTTTTCAGCTTTAGCGGTAACCGCGGCGATGTCCATGAGTTCTCATGAGGATATGGCCAATTTTAGTACCTATGTTTTAGTGCCGATGTCTTTTTTATGCGGAACTTTTTTTAAGGCAGATAGTCTGCCAGTAGTTTTAAAATACTTTGTAAATCTCTTACCCTTGACCCCAGCCAGTGTGAGTTTGCGGGCCTTAAGTCAAGGGGGAGTGGTTGATTTAGCACAAATTGCCTTAATGATAGGTTATTTTGTGGTATTTATAGTAATGGCGAATAAATTGGTCAACAAAGCGACCAACGAATAA
- a CDS encoding ABC transporter ATP-binding protein — MIKIEKLVKNFGEMTAVNNLSLQVVKGEAFGLLGPNGAGKTTLIRILTMLAKASSGQIQVAGHDLQSQPLAIKKVIGIVPQHFNLDTDLTCAENLVLHAKLHHLPESEYCYRIKELLQFVELYERRFDMVGKFSGGMKRRLMIARALLHQPQVLFLDEPTVGLDPQVRRNLWGIIRKMKNQGMTVLLTTHYIEEADALCDRVAIMEKGQLLVTDTPQALKAKLGQYVVEYLEDEVLQTKFFSKRESAAEFAASKQGMTLIRDCNLEDVFVELTGRKVL, encoded by the coding sequence ATGATAAAAATAGAAAAACTCGTTAAAAATTTTGGCGAGATGACGGCAGTAAATAATTTAAGTCTCCAAGTTGTCAAAGGAGAAGCTTTTGGCCTATTAGGACCTAATGGCGCTGGCAAAACTACGTTAATTAGAATTTTGACGATGTTAGCTAAAGCAAGTAGTGGCCAAATCCAGGTTGCGGGCCATGATTTACAAAGCCAACCCTTGGCTATAAAAAAAGTAATTGGGATTGTACCACAGCATTTTAATTTAGATACAGATCTTACTTGTGCGGAAAATTTAGTATTACATGCCAAGTTGCATCATCTGCCAGAATCGGAATATTGTTATCGAATTAAAGAGTTGTTACAATTTGTAGAACTGTATGAAAGACGGTTTGATATGGTCGGAAAATTCTCAGGTGGGATGAAACGCCGCCTAATGATTGCACGAGCACTGTTACATCAGCCCCAGGTATTGTTTTTAGATGAACCGACCGTGGGCTTAGATCCGCAAGTGCGGCGGAATTTATGGGGAATTATTCGTAAAATGAAAAATCAAGGCATGACGGTTTTATTAACTACTCACTATATTGAAGAAGCTGATGCGCTATGTGACCGAGTGGCGATTATGGAAAAAGGGCAATTGCTGGTAACTGACACGCCACAGGCGCTTAAAGCCAAATTAGGACAATATGTAGTCGAATATCTAGAAGATGAAGTATTGCAAACTAAATTTTTTAGTAAACGAGAAAGTGCGGCGGAATTTGCGGCCAGCAAACAAGGCATGACTTTAATTCGCGATTGTAATTTAGAAGATGTATTTGTCGAGCTTACGGGAAGAAAGGTGCTGTAG
- the fba gene encoding class II fructose-1,6-bisphosphate aldolase → MPLVTSKEMFQKAYEGGYAVGAFNVNNMEIIQGIVEAAKIEQSPLILQVSAGARKYAKHIYLMKLVEAAVEDSGLPICLHLDHGEDFEICKSCIDGGFTSVMIDGSKHSFEENIALTRRVVEYAHARGVVVEAELGKLAGVEDAVKVDAKDATYTDPDQAVEFVERTGVDSLAIAIGTSHGAYKFKGKPELDFARLEKISQLLPNFPLVLHGASTVLPEFVAACNRAGGKIDGAQGVPEDMLLQAGKLGVCKINIDTDLRLAMTASVREHLMNNPGDFDPRQYLKPAREAIQNMVAHKMRNVLNSSNRL, encoded by the coding sequence ATGCCTTTAGTTACATCAAAAGAAATGTTTCAAAAAGCGTATGAAGGTGGTTATGCAGTAGGTGCCTTTAACGTAAATAACATGGAAATTATCCAAGGAATTGTTGAGGCTGCCAAAATTGAACAGTCGCCTCTAATTTTACAAGTATCTGCGGGCGCACGTAAATACGCTAAACACATCTACTTGATGAAATTAGTTGAAGCAGCTGTAGAAGATTCAGGGTTGCCAATTTGCTTGCATCTTGACCATGGTGAAGATTTTGAGATTTGCAAATCTTGTATTGATGGTGGCTTTACTTCTGTAATGATTGATGGTTCTAAACATTCCTTTGAAGAAAATATTGCCTTAACTCGTAGAGTTGTAGAATATGCTCATGCACGCGGCGTAGTTGTAGAAGCCGAACTCGGTAAACTTGCTGGCGTGGAAGATGCCGTTAAAGTAGATGCAAAAGACGCCACTTATACTGACCCAGATCAAGCTGTAGAGTTTGTAGAACGTACTGGAGTAGATTCTTTGGCTATCGCCATTGGCACTAGTCATGGGGCTTATAAGTTTAAAGGCAAGCCAGAGCTAGATTTTGCACGCCTAGAAAAAATTTCACAATTACTGCCAAATTTCCCCTTAGTTTTGCACGGCGCGTCTACTGTATTACCAGAGTTTGTTGCCGCTTGTAATCGTGCTGGTGGCAAAATCGATGGTGCTCAAGGAGTTCCAGAAGACATGCTTCTTCAGGCTGGTAAATTAGGTGTTTGTAAAATTAACATTGATACTGACCTGCGTTTAGCAATGACTGCTTCTGTACGTGAACATTTAATGAACAATCCTGGTGATTTTGATCCTAGACAATATTTAAAACCTGCACGAGAAGCTATTCAAAATATGGTTGCTCATAAAATGCGCAATGTTTTAAATTCCTCTAATCGTTTATAA
- a CDS encoding DJ-1/PfpI family protein, with the protein MLNVGILVFPFIEELDFIGPFEVLNYVNKIKPHSVRVQLIAKSFEPVQAFNGLRFLPDSKLEDVHALDILVIPGGKGRLTAMHDSSYLTFLTRIFPTCTHVASVCTGAFLLAEAGFLANKIVTTHHAALNELRQYPHVQVVGNTKVIADGKIITSAGVSSGIDLGLFLLETYFDRACAELVANSIEYSIQY; encoded by the coding sequence ATGCTAAATGTTGGTATCTTAGTCTTTCCATTTATTGAAGAATTAGATTTTATCGGTCCTTTTGAGGTTTTAAATTATGTAAATAAAATTAAACCGCATAGCGTTCGCGTTCAATTAATTGCCAAATCTTTCGAACCGGTTCAAGCCTTTAATGGTCTACGCTTTTTACCAGATAGCAAACTCGAAGATGTGCATGCTCTAGATATCTTAGTAATCCCTGGTGGTAAAGGCCGACTTACAGCAATGCATGATTCTAGTTATTTAACCTTTTTAACGCGGATTTTCCCAACCTGCACACATGTCGCATCTGTTTGTACAGGAGCATTTTTACTGGCTGAAGCAGGTTTTTTAGCCAATAAGATTGTAACAACGCACCACGCAGCTTTGAATGAATTGCGACAATATCCTCACGTTCAAGTAGTTGGAAATACTAAAGTTATCGCCGATGGCAAGATAATTACTTCAGCTGGGGTTAGTTCAGGGATTGATCTAGGGCTTTTTCTGTTAGAAACTTACTTTGATCGGGCTTGTGCCGAGCTAGTTGCCAATTCTATCGAATACTCAATACAGTATTAG
- the argF gene encoding ornithine carbamoyltransferase, with the protein MQLSNKDLLSIHNLTTSEVCKILTLSTKLKALQKAGTAHKLLAGKTLGMIFNKASTRTRVSFEVGMYQLGGHALYLNDSATQIGRGEPIEDTARVLSRYVDGIMIRTFSHDSVEQLAKFSSVPVINGLTDLLHPCQALTDLFTIQEYKDSFQGRKLTYVGDGNNMANSLMFAAAKVGMDITIACPAAYQPNAEILELAQNDALCTGAKIEITNDPLKACEQADVLYTDVWASMGNESETNIRATALKDYQINAQSFAVAKPDAILLHCLPAHRGEELTAEVFELHAQEIFDQAENRLHVQKAIMALLMSPENLL; encoded by the coding sequence ATGCAACTATCAAACAAAGATTTATTAAGTATCCATAATTTAACAACTTCTGAGGTTTGTAAAATTTTAACCCTCAGCACCAAGCTAAAAGCACTACAAAAAGCAGGTACAGCTCATAAACTTCTTGCAGGCAAAACACTAGGTATGATTTTCAATAAAGCCTCTACCCGTACCAGAGTATCTTTTGAAGTCGGCATGTACCAACTAGGTGGGCACGCACTTTATTTAAATGACAGTGCAACCCAAATTGGTCGTGGTGAACCAATCGAAGATACTGCTCGCGTACTCTCACGCTATGTCGATGGAATTATGATAAGAACCTTTTCCCATGACAGCGTTGAACAATTAGCTAAATTTTCTAGTGTTCCTGTTATCAATGGTTTAACAGACTTGCTTCATCCCTGCCAAGCTCTTACCGACTTATTTACTATTCAAGAATACAAGGATAGTTTTCAAGGACGTAAGCTAACTTATGTAGGTGATGGTAATAATATGGCTAACTCACTAATGTTTGCCGCAGCAAAAGTCGGCATGGATATTACTATCGCTTGCCCTGCTGCTTACCAACCTAATGCTGAAATTCTAGAGTTAGCTCAAAATGACGCACTTTGTACTGGCGCAAAAATTGAAATAACTAACGACCCACTCAAAGCTTGCGAACAAGCTGATGTTTTGTATACAGATGTTTGGGCTAGTATGGGTAATGAAAGTGAAACTAATATTCGTGCTACAGCCCTTAAGGATTACCAAATCAATGCACAAAGTTTTGCCGTTGCTAAACCAGATGCAATTTTGTTACATTGTCTGCCAGCCCATCGTGGTGAAGAACTCACCGCTGAAGTTTTCGAACTCCACGCCCAAGAGATTTTTGATCAAGCTGAAAATCGTCTACATGTACAAAAAGCAATTATGGCCCTTCTGATGTCACCAGAAAATCTGCTATAA
- a CDS encoding argininosuccinate synthase produces the protein MKKNVKKVVLAYSGGLDTSVIIPWLKENYDNCEVIAMCADLGQGDELEPVYEKALKSGASKCYIEDLKQEFAEDFVWPVLKAGAVYEKKYLLGTSFARPLIAKKLVEIAAKEGADAIAHGATGKGNDQVRFELTVKALAPELTIISPWREWDIRSREDAIDYAEKHNIPVPVTKKRPYSMDRNMWHLSHEGADLEDPWNEPKEDLYMILTAPEKAPDQAEYLEIGFEQGLPVTLNGEKLDAVSMIEKLNVIGAKHGVGISDMVENRLVGMKSRGVYETPAGTILYYAHNELEALTLDRATLHYKQLVGIKYAEMVYDGMWYAPLREALAAFVDETQKTVTGTVRVKLYKGGIYSAGAKSPFSLYHEGFVTFGRDEVYNQADAEGFINLFGLPLKVRALMKKENN, from the coding sequence TTGAAGAAAAATGTAAAAAAAGTAGTTTTAGCTTATTCCGGTGGTTTAGATACCTCTGTTATCATCCCTTGGTTAAAAGAAAACTATGACAACTGTGAAGTCATTGCCATGTGTGCTGACTTAGGTCAAGGCGATGAATTAGAACCAGTTTATGAAAAAGCACTTAAATCTGGTGCTAGCAAATGCTATATTGAGGATTTAAAACAAGAATTTGCTGAGGATTTTGTTTGGCCAGTACTCAAAGCTGGTGCTGTTTATGAGAAAAAATATCTTTTAGGTACTTCTTTTGCACGTCCACTAATTGCTAAAAAATTAGTAGAAATTGCTGCTAAAGAAGGGGCTGATGCGATAGCTCATGGCGCTACTGGTAAAGGGAATGACCAAGTTCGTTTTGAACTAACTGTAAAAGCCCTAGCTCCTGAATTAACAATTATTTCGCCTTGGAGAGAGTGGGATATTCGTTCTCGTGAAGATGCGATTGATTACGCTGAAAAACACAATATTCCTGTACCTGTAACTAAAAAACGCCCTTATAGCATGGATAGAAATATGTGGCATTTAAGTCATGAAGGTGCAGATTTAGAAGATCCATGGAATGAACCAAAAGAAGATTTATATATGATTTTGACTGCTCCAGAAAAAGCACCTGATCAAGCTGAATATTTAGAAATCGGTTTTGAACAAGGTCTTCCTGTTACTTTAAATGGCGAAAAATTGGACGCTGTAAGCATGATTGAAAAGTTAAATGTTATTGGCGCTAAACATGGTGTAGGAATCTCTGATATGGTTGAAAACCGTTTAGTAGGGATGAAATCACGTGGGGTTTATGAAACTCCAGCCGGTACTATTTTATACTATGCGCATAATGAACTTGAAGCTTTAACTTTAGATCGCGCTACTTTACATTATAAACAATTAGTTGGCATCAAATATGCGGAAATGGTTTATGATGGTATGTGGTATGCACCACTGCGTGAAGCTCTTGCTGCTTTTGTGGACGAAACACAAAAAACCGTTACTGGTACTGTCCGCGTTAAATTATATAAAGGTGGCATCTACAGTGCGGGAGCAAAATCACCATTTTCTTTATACCATGAAGGCTTCGTAACTTTTGGTCGTGATGAAGTTTACAATCAAGCAGACGCTGAAGGCTTTATCAACCTGTTCGGTTTACCACTAAAAGTTCGTGCGCTCATGAAAAAGGAGAACAACTAA